A genome region from Geminicoccus roseus DSM 18922 includes the following:
- the glk gene encoding glucokinase, which yields MNELLLVGDVGGTNGRFALVGADGTAPGTPRVLKNDSYPSLADAILAFLADEGGVRPVRAAIAIAGPVTGDHVKLTNRGWDFSTEEVRQRLGLAELLILNDFEALALACPFLPDSASEVVGPPGQAIEGAPMAVLGPGTGMGVAGAVRGRGRWIAVPGEGGHVEIATAEPRLRRALEVAYSQRGRVSAEHWLCGPGMLRMAGDIAAAEGVKLLWKEPGEIVTAALAGDGFATDVLHLFLDQLAGFAGDVALTFGARGGVYLGGGVLDHLTKFFDPDRFAAKFRDKGRLSSFLDGVPLRRITAPTPALFGCTAKLLHG from the coding sequence GTGAACGAACTGCTCCTTGTCGGCGATGTCGGCGGCACCAACGGGCGCTTTGCGCTGGTGGGCGCCGACGGCACCGCGCCCGGTACGCCGCGCGTCCTCAAGAACGATTCCTACCCGAGCCTGGCGGACGCCATCCTGGCGTTCCTGGCCGACGAGGGCGGGGTCAGGCCGGTGCGGGCCGCGATCGCCATCGCCGGGCCGGTGACCGGCGACCATGTGAAGCTGACCAATCGCGGCTGGGACTTCTCCACCGAGGAGGTCCGTCAGCGCCTGGGCCTGGCCGAGCTCCTGATCCTGAACGACTTCGAGGCGCTGGCGCTGGCCTGCCCGTTCCTGCCCGACAGCGCCAGCGAGGTGGTCGGCCCGCCCGGCCAGGCGATCGAGGGCGCGCCGATGGCGGTGCTGGGGCCGGGCACCGGCATGGGCGTCGCCGGGGCGGTGCGGGGGCGCGGCCGCTGGATCGCCGTGCCGGGCGAAGGCGGCCATGTCGAGATCGCCACCGCCGAGCCGCGCCTGCGCCGGGCGCTCGAGGTCGCCTATAGCCAGCGCGGCCGGGTCTCGGCGGAGCACTGGCTGTGCGGGCCCGGCATGCTGCGCATGGCCGGCGACATCGCGGCGGCCGAAGGGGTCAAGCTCCTGTGGAAGGAGCCGGGCGAGATCGTCACCGCGGCCCTGGCCGGCGACGGCTTCGCCACCGACGTGCTCCACCTGTTCCTCGACCAGCTGGCCGGCTTTGCCGGCGACGTGGCGCTGACCTTCGGGGCGCGCGGCGGGGTCTACCTGGGCGGCGGGGTGCTCGACCATCTCACCAAGTTCTTCGACCCGGACCGGTTCGCCGCCAAGTTCCGGGACAAGGGCCGCCTCTCCTCCTTCCTGGACGGCGTGCCGCTGCGTAGGATCACCGCGCCCACGCCGGCCCTGTTCGGCTGCACCGCGAAACTCCTGCACGGCTGA
- a CDS encoding ABC transporter permease subunit, producing the protein MIERTPILDIVTQAILLIGLVIALVPLWLVLVAASLNLQEVNTSPLPFLPGSHLLENLAAVWQRADLGPKLANSLLISALVAAGKVFLAALTAFSIVFFRWPFRMLVFWGIFVTLMLPLEVRIVPTYAVAANALGPLQAILDVTGLAWLWQALTGIEVALEWNLLNSYTGLVLPLVATATGTFLYRQYFLTIPDELVEAARMDGAGPLRFFRDILLPLSRTNMAALGTIMFLYAWNQYLWPLLVTTDRARYGTAVMELRQLIPSMFSEPEWNIAMAGTLIVMAPPLLVVMLMQRWFVRGLVATEK; encoded by the coding sequence ATGATCGAACGCACCCCGATCCTCGACATCGTCACCCAGGCGATCCTCCTGATCGGCCTGGTGATCGCGCTGGTGCCGCTCTGGCTGGTGCTGGTGGCGGCCAGCCTGAACCTGCAGGAGGTCAACACCTCGCCGCTGCCGTTCCTGCCGGGCAGCCACCTGCTGGAGAACCTGGCGGCGGTCTGGCAGCGCGCCGATCTCGGGCCGAAGCTCGCCAACAGCCTGCTGATCTCGGCCCTGGTCGCCGCCGGCAAGGTGTTCCTGGCGGCCCTGACGGCGTTCTCGATCGTGTTCTTCCGCTGGCCGTTCCGGATGCTGGTGTTCTGGGGGATCTTCGTCACCCTGATGCTGCCGCTGGAGGTGCGGATCGTGCCGACCTACGCGGTGGCGGCCAACGCGCTCGGCCCCTTGCAGGCGATCCTCGACGTCACCGGCCTCGCCTGGCTCTGGCAGGCATTGACCGGGATCGAGGTCGCGCTCGAATGGAACCTGCTGAATTCGTACACCGGCCTGGTCCTGCCGCTGGTGGCGACCGCCACCGGGACGTTCCTCTACCGCCAGTACTTCCTGACCATTCCGGACGAGCTGGTGGAAGCGGCGCGGATGGACGGGGCGGGACCGCTGCGGTTCTTCCGGGACATCCTGCTGCCGCTCTCGCGCACCAACATGGCAGCGCTTGGCACCATCATGTTCCTGTATGCCTGGAACCAGTATCTGTGGCCGCTCCTGGTGACCACCGACCGCGCCCGCTACGGCACCGCGGTGATGGAGCTGCGCCAGCTGATCCCGTCCATGTTCAGCGAGCCGGAATGGAACATCGCCATGGCCGGCACCCTGATCGTCATGGCCCCGCCGCTGCTGGTCGTCATGCTGATGCAGCGCTGGTTCGTGCGCGGCCTGGTCGCGACCGAGAAATGA
- the pgl gene encoding 6-phosphogluconolactonase — MTAQPIRHADSKALHEAVVARIGAALRAGVAGRGQAVLAVSGGKSPVPIFEALAALELPWDRVTVTLVDERLLPTDHADSNEALVRRHLLQREAAAAAFIGQRGDAASLDAAADAADQALATLPQPFDVIVLGMGEDGHTASWFPDGDRLGEALDLDGKRLVLPMVASSAAAVPERLTLTLPVVARAGLVLLPLEGAGKLRTLERAMQPGPLTEMPIRAALRHAHAEVHIAG, encoded by the coding sequence ATGACCGCCCAGCCGATCCGCCATGCCGACAGCAAGGCGCTGCACGAAGCCGTGGTGGCGCGGATCGGCGCCGCCCTGCGCGCCGGGGTCGCCGGGCGCGGCCAGGCGGTGCTGGCCGTTTCCGGCGGCAAGAGCCCCGTGCCGATCTTCGAGGCGCTGGCCGCCCTGGAGCTGCCCTGGGACCGGGTCACCGTCACCCTGGTCGACGAGCGGCTCCTGCCGACCGACCATGCCGACAGCAACGAAGCGCTGGTGCGCCGCCACCTCCTGCAGCGCGAGGCGGCCGCCGCGGCCTTCATCGGCCAGCGTGGCGACGCCGCCTCCCTGGACGCCGCCGCCGACGCGGCCGACCAGGCGCTTGCCACGCTGCCGCAACCTTTCGACGTCATCGTGCTGGGCATGGGCGAGGATGGGCATACCGCTTCCTGGTTTCCCGACGGCGACCGGCTGGGCGAGGCGCTCGACCTGGACGGCAAGCGGCTGGTCCTGCCGATGGTCGCGTCCAGCGCCGCCGCCGTGCCCGAGCGGCTGACCCTGACCCTGCCGGTGGTGGCCCGGGCCGGGCTGGTCCTCCTCCCCCTGGAAGGTGCCGGCAAGCTCCGCACGCTGGAGCGTGCGATGCAGCCGGGACCCCTCACCGAGATGCCGATCCGTGCCGCGCTCCGGCATGCCCATGCCGAGGTGCATATCGCAGGCTGA
- a CDS encoding ABC transporter permease subunit, whose product MEKRAWFSNTPLALALAAPQVLLVLVFFYWPSGAALYWAFTLEQPWGGGNTFVGLDNFRAIFADAHYWNSVFLSVVFAVASTALAMTLGMLLALAVDRRLKGHAGFRWALIWPYAIAAPAAGLAFRFLLSPEAGMIAYLNHSFPGLWNPVVNGTQAMILIIVAYSWKYVAYNFLFMLAGLQSIPKSLVEAGAMDGARPLRRVRDIQLPLLTPTIFFLVIVNLTDSFVDSFGIVDLTTEGGPNKSTELLVYKIYFDGFRGLDYSGAAAQSIILMLLVIVLTFVQFRFVERKIHYS is encoded by the coding sequence ATGGAAAAGCGGGCCTGGTTCAGCAACACGCCGCTGGCCCTGGCACTGGCGGCCCCGCAGGTCCTGCTGGTGCTGGTGTTCTTCTACTGGCCGTCGGGGGCGGCGCTGTACTGGGCGTTCACGCTGGAACAGCCCTGGGGCGGCGGCAACACGTTCGTCGGCCTGGACAATTTCCGGGCGATCTTCGCCGACGCGCATTACTGGAACTCGGTGTTCCTGTCGGTGGTGTTCGCGGTGGCCTCCACCGCGCTGGCAATGACGCTGGGCATGCTGCTGGCGCTGGCGGTCGACCGCCGGCTGAAAGGCCATGCCGGGTTCCGCTGGGCGCTGATCTGGCCCTATGCCATCGCCGCCCCGGCGGCAGGCCTGGCGTTCCGCTTCCTGCTCTCGCCCGAGGCCGGGATGATCGCCTACCTGAACCACAGCTTCCCGGGCCTGTGGAACCCGGTGGTGAACGGGACGCAGGCGATGATCCTGATCATCGTCGCCTATTCCTGGAAATACGTGGCCTACAACTTCCTGTTCATGCTGGCCGGGCTGCAGTCGATCCCGAAAAGCCTGGTGGAGGCCGGCGCCATGGACGGGGCTAGGCCGCTGCGGCGGGTGCGCGACATCCAATTGCCGCTGCTGACCCCCACGATCTTCTTCCTGGTGATCGTCAACCTGACCGACAGCTTCGTCGACAGCTTCGGCATTGTCGACCTGACCACCGAGGGCGGGCCGAACAAGTCGACCGAGCTGCTGGTCTACAAGATCTATTTCGACGGTTTTCGCGGCCTGGACTATTCCGGCGCCGCCGCACAAAGCATCATCCTGATGCTGCTGGTGATCGTCCTGACCTTCGTGCAGTTCCGCTTCGTGGAACGCAAGATCCACTATAGCTGA
- a CDS encoding calcium-binding protein → MVKLGSGVAADDVRLTVAVGPGGAADDAFLVHDGKGRVVRSEGTTVPRIQLANGAEVATRQEFSGQERLVLTGTAGDDRLLGTAGADLIQGLGGNDFLDGGQGDDVLMAGSGNDVLVARAGTDGLAGGDGDDLYRIGRRIAGAVILDTGGADRLVLEDGLSFGDLGFGRDGTALRIDFQGAGGAMVSVLLGEQVGGNGVEQLVVGGAAYRWNGDDFVDATPQSGAPGGSFVGGLTDGDDRFLGSGAPDAIYGKNGDDLIRGGGGDDFLAGGAGADWMNGDAGRDRVDGGVGDDILDGGDGTDLVLGGDGNDLLDGGGGGDYVFGSLGDDVIRGGDGDDLKLAGGLGDDLVQGGDGRDALDGGSGDDRLEGDAGDDELRGGAGNDDLFGGSGADRLFGAFGDDRLDGGAGDDRLLGGPGDDVLAGGAGNDLLDGGPGQDTALFTGSAADHQVTRLDAATWQIAGPGDGVDTLRGIELVQFGDGPAVAIGSL, encoded by the coding sequence TTGGTCAAGCTTGGTAGCGGCGTTGCCGCGGACGACGTGCGCCTGACCGTGGCGGTGGGCCCGGGCGGGGCGGCGGACGACGCCTTCCTGGTGCATGACGGCAAGGGCCGGGTGGTGCGCAGCGAAGGGACGACGGTGCCCCGGATCCAGCTGGCCAACGGCGCCGAGGTGGCGACGCGCCAGGAGTTCTCCGGGCAGGAGCGGCTGGTGCTGACCGGCACCGCCGGCGACGACCGCCTGCTCGGCACGGCCGGGGCCGACCTGATCCAGGGCCTGGGCGGCAACGACTTCCTGGACGGCGGCCAGGGCGACGACGTGCTGATGGCCGGGAGCGGCAACGACGTACTGGTCGCCCGCGCCGGCACCGACGGCCTGGCCGGTGGCGACGGCGATGACCTCTACCGGATCGGCCGCCGAATCGCGGGTGCGGTGATCCTCGACACCGGCGGCGCCGACCGCCTGGTGCTGGAGGACGGCCTGTCCTTCGGCGACCTCGGCTTCGGCCGGGACGGCACGGCGCTGCGCATCGACTTCCAGGGTGCCGGCGGCGCCATGGTCTCGGTGCTGCTGGGCGAGCAGGTCGGCGGGAATGGCGTCGAGCAGCTGGTCGTGGGTGGTGCGGCCTATCGCTGGAACGGCGACGACTTCGTCGACGCCACCCCGCAGAGCGGCGCGCCCGGCGGCAGCTTCGTGGGCGGGCTCACCGATGGCGACGACCGCTTCCTGGGCTCAGGTGCACCCGACGCGATCTACGGCAAGAACGGAGACGACCTGATCCGCGGCGGCGGCGGCGACGACTTTCTGGCCGGCGGCGCCGGGGCGGACTGGATGAACGGCGATGCCGGCCGGGACCGGGTCGATGGCGGCGTGGGCGACGACATCCTGGACGGCGGCGACGGCACCGACCTGGTGCTGGGCGGCGACGGCAACGACCTCCTGGATGGCGGCGGCGGCGGCGACTACGTGTTCGGCAGCCTGGGCGACGACGTGATCCGGGGCGGCGACGGCGACGACTTGAAGCTGGCCGGCGGCCTGGGCGACGACCTGGTCCAGGGCGGCGACGGCAGGGACGCCCTGGATGGCGGCTCCGGCGACGACCGGCTGGAGGGCGATGCCGGCGACGACGAGCTGCGCGGCGGGGCCGGCAACGACGACCTGTTCGGCGGCAGCGGCGCCGACCGGCTGTTTGGCGCGTTCGGCGACGACCGGCTGGACGGCGGGGCCGGCGACGACCGGCTGCTGGGGGGGCCTGGCGACGACGTTTTGGCCGGGGGCGCCGGCAACGACCTCCTGGACGGCGGCCCGGGCCAGGACACCGCCCTGTTCACCGGCAGCGCCGCCGACCACCAGGTGACCCGGCTGGACGCGGCAACCTGGCAGATCGCCGGTCCTGGCGACGGTGTCGACACGCTGCGCGGAATCGAGCTGGTGCAGTTCGGCGACGGGCCGGCCGTGGCGATCGGCTCGCTCTGA
- a CDS encoding extracellular solute-binding protein gives MTVMHKLHGLAMAGVVALSAGAAQAEPVEFEFWYGLTGDLSERIQEMCQTFNGSQDQFKAVCTSQGTYDAAVQNAIAAFRANKQPTVLQVFDAGTADLMLSGAFVPARELMEKAGYDVNWDDYFPGIADYYATSKGELYSFPFNSSTAVLYWNKDAFQKAGLSEAPKTYEEVETAARALKEAGYACPYAYDVDPWQFMEQFSAVHDLPIATQNNGYDGLDAELVVNQTRFVDHVAFFKRMTDEGLFQLKEMGQARLQSFMNNECMMMQSSIADHGTVGKTMPDGVAWDVAMVPVWEGTERKNSLVGGASLWALAGNSPEQYEGAAAFFAFLAKPEQAEWWSTVTGYIPVTNSGYEYMMDKGFYDEAPYKGREIAIESLTYTPPTANSRGIRLGGFIQIRKELRDALTGIMAGTTEVQPGLDQAVERGNAILRRFEKTYAGKQLP, from the coding sequence ATGACCGTGATGCACAAGCTGCACGGGCTGGCGATGGCCGGCGTCGTGGCGCTTTCCGCTGGCGCCGCCCAGGCGGAGCCGGTGGAGTTCGAGTTCTGGTACGGGCTGACGGGCGACCTCAGCGAGCGCATCCAGGAGATGTGCCAGACCTTCAACGGCAGCCAGGACCAGTTCAAGGCGGTCTGCACCAGCCAGGGCACCTACGACGCCGCGGTCCAGAACGCGATCGCCGCGTTCCGCGCCAACAAGCAGCCGACCGTGCTGCAGGTGTTCGACGCCGGCACCGCCGACCTGATGCTGTCCGGGGCGTTCGTGCCGGCGCGCGAGCTGATGGAGAAGGCCGGCTACGACGTGAACTGGGACGACTATTTCCCGGGCATCGCCGACTACTACGCGACCTCCAAGGGCGAGCTGTACTCGTTCCCCTTCAACAGCTCGACCGCGGTGCTCTACTGGAACAAGGACGCGTTCCAGAAGGCCGGCCTGAGCGAGGCGCCCAAGACCTATGAGGAGGTCGAGACGGCCGCCCGGGCGCTGAAAGAAGCCGGCTATGCCTGCCCCTATGCCTACGACGTCGACCCCTGGCAGTTCATGGAGCAGTTCTCGGCGGTCCACGACCTGCCGATCGCGACCCAGAACAACGGCTATGACGGGCTGGATGCCGAGCTGGTGGTCAACCAGACCAGGTTCGTCGACCATGTCGCCTTCTTCAAGCGGATGACCGACGAGGGCCTGTTCCAGCTCAAAGAGATGGGCCAGGCGCGGCTGCAGTCCTTCATGAACAACGAATGCATGATGATGCAGTCGTCGATCGCCGACCACGGCACCGTCGGCAAGACCATGCCGGACGGCGTCGCGTGGGACGTGGCGATGGTGCCGGTCTGGGAAGGCACCGAGCGCAAGAACTCGCTGGTGGGCGGCGCTTCCTTGTGGGCGCTGGCCGGCAACAGCCCGGAGCAGTACGAGGGGGCGGCCGCCTTCTTCGCGTTCCTGGCCAAGCCCGAGCAGGCCGAGTGGTGGTCGACGGTGACCGGCTACATCCCGGTGACCAATTCCGGCTACGAGTACATGATGGACAAGGGCTTCTATGACGAGGCGCCCTACAAGGGCCGCGAGATCGCCATCGAGTCCCTGACCTACACCCCGCCGACCGCGAACAGCCGCGGCATCCGGCTGGGCGGCTTCATCCAGATCCGCAAGGAACTGCGCGACGCCCTGACCGGGATCATGGCCGGCACCACCGAGGTGCAGCCTGGCCTGGACCAGGCGGTCGAGCGGGGCAACGCGATCCTGCGCCGCTTCGAGAAAACCTACGCGGGCAAGCAGCTGCCCTGA
- the edd gene encoding phosphogluconate dehydratase has protein sequence MTAPLHVTVEAVTQRIRERSAPVRTRYLDQVRRLGERAPRRHKLGCANIAHAIAACGPNDKAGLEGEGALSIGIITAYNDMLSAHQPYETYPQLIKQAVREAGGVAQVAGGVPAMCDGVTQGYPGMELSLFSRDTIALGTAIGLSHDTFDGALALGICDKIVPGLLMGALAFGHLPTIFVPAGPMTTGASNEEKSKVRQLYAEGKVGRKELLASEMASYHGPGTCTFYGTANSNQMMMEVMGLHMPGAAFVNPGTPLRDALTRAAARRITEITALGNDWTPIGEVVDEKAVVNGVVGLHATGGSTNHTIHLVAIARAAGIALTWEDMAELSEVTPLLARVYPNGLADVNQFHAAGGMGVLVQELLGAGLLHADVKTVAGEGGLGRYAEEPKLEGDRLVWGQGPGQSLDRAIIRTVQEPFDKKGGLVLLTGNLGRCVSKVSAVKPERRVVEAPARVFHDQAEVQAAFKAGELDRDVVCVVRFQGPKANGMPELHKLTPPLGILQDRGFKVALVTDGRMSGASGKIPAGIHLTPEAVDGGPIAKIRDGDMIRLDTVTGTLEALVDAAEWAARPNATCDLSPYQTGIGRDLFAPFRAAVGPADHGAAVVGGPFGMAA, from the coding sequence ATGACCGCTCCTCTCCACGTCACTGTCGAGGCGGTCACCCAGCGGATCCGCGAGCGCTCCGCGCCGGTCCGCACCCGCTACCTGGACCAGGTCCGGCGCCTGGGCGAGCGGGCGCCCCGCCGCCACAAGCTCGGCTGCGCCAACATCGCCCACGCCATCGCTGCATGCGGGCCGAACGACAAGGCCGGGCTGGAGGGCGAGGGCGCCCTCTCGATCGGGATCATCACCGCCTACAACGACATGCTGAGCGCGCATCAGCCCTATGAAACCTATCCGCAGCTGATCAAGCAGGCGGTGCGCGAGGCCGGCGGGGTGGCGCAGGTGGCCGGCGGGGTGCCGGCGATGTGCGACGGGGTCACCCAGGGCTATCCGGGCATGGAGCTGTCGCTGTTCTCGCGCGACACCATCGCGCTCGGCACCGCGATCGGCCTGTCCCACGACACGTTCGACGGCGCCCTGGCGCTGGGCATCTGCGACAAGATCGTGCCGGGCCTCCTGATGGGCGCCTTGGCGTTCGGCCACCTGCCGACCATCTTCGTGCCGGCAGGACCCATGACCACCGGCGCCTCCAACGAGGAGAAGTCCAAGGTCCGCCAGCTCTACGCCGAGGGCAAGGTCGGGCGGAAGGAGCTGCTGGCGTCCGAGATGGCCTCCTATCACGGCCCCGGCACCTGCACCTTCTACGGCACCGCCAACTCCAACCAGATGATGATGGAGGTGATGGGCCTGCACATGCCGGGCGCCGCCTTCGTCAACCCGGGCACGCCGTTGCGCGACGCGCTGACCCGGGCGGCGGCCCGGCGGATCACCGAGATCACCGCGCTCGGCAACGACTGGACGCCGATCGGCGAGGTGGTCGACGAGAAGGCGGTGGTCAATGGGGTGGTCGGCCTGCACGCCACCGGCGGCTCGACCAACCACACCATCCACCTGGTCGCGATCGCCCGGGCGGCCGGGATCGCGCTGACCTGGGAGGACATGGCCGAGCTGTCGGAGGTCACCCCGCTGCTGGCCCGCGTCTACCCGAACGGCCTGGCCGACGTGAACCAGTTCCATGCCGCGGGCGGCATGGGCGTGCTGGTCCAAGAACTGCTGGGCGCCGGGCTGCTCCATGCCGACGTGAAGACGGTGGCGGGCGAGGGCGGCCTTGGCCGCTATGCCGAGGAGCCGAAGCTGGAAGGGGACCGGCTGGTCTGGGGCCAGGGCCCCGGCCAGTCGCTGGACAGGGCGATCATCCGCACCGTGCAGGAACCGTTCGACAAGAAGGGCGGGCTGGTCCTGCTCACCGGCAATCTCGGCCGTTGCGTCAGCAAGGTCTCGGCGGTGAAGCCGGAGCGGCGGGTGGTCGAGGCGCCGGCCCGGGTGTTCCACGACCAGGCCGAGGTGCAGGCGGCGTTCAAGGCAGGCGAGCTCGACCGGGACGTGGTGTGCGTGGTGCGCTTCCAGGGCCCCAAGGCCAACGGCATGCCGGAACTGCACAAGTTGACCCCACCCCTGGGCATCCTGCAGGATCGCGGGTTCAAGGTGGCGTTGGTCACCGACGGACGGATGTCCGGGGCGTCGGGCAAGATTCCGGCAGGGATCCACCTGACCCCCGAAGCCGTTGACGGTGGGCCGATCGCGAAGATCAGGGATGGCGACATGATCCGCCTGGACACGGTGACGGGAACGCTGGAAGCGCTGGTCGACGCCGCCGAATGGGCGGCCCGGCCGAACGCCACCTGCGACCTGTCGCCCTACCAGACCGGGATCGGCCGCGACCTGTTCGCCCCCTTCCGAGCCGCCGTGGGTCCGGCGGATCATGGGGCGGCCGTGGTAGGGGGACCCTTCGGAATGGCTGCGTGA
- the eda gene encoding bifunctional 4-hydroxy-2-oxoglutarate aldolase/2-dehydro-3-deoxy-phosphogluconate aldolase, which yields MNPEARRDALLSILRMGPVVPVLIVEDVATAVPLAKAMVAGGVRVLEVTLRTPAALDVIRAIAAQVPDAVVGVGTVRTPEQMEAAALAGARFAVSPGATRALVQAAQASPVPWLPGIATPSEGMQLAEEGFSVLKLFPAEAVGGAKLIASLASPLPDLQFCPTGGIDPAKAEDYLKLKNVVCVGGSWIAPADVVAAGDWKRIEELAHKASLLG from the coding sequence ATGAATCCTGAAGCTCGCCGCGACGCCCTGCTCTCGATCCTGCGGATGGGGCCGGTGGTGCCGGTGCTGATCGTGGAGGACGTCGCCACCGCGGTGCCGCTGGCCAAGGCGATGGTGGCCGGCGGGGTGCGGGTGCTGGAGGTGACGCTGCGCACCCCGGCGGCCCTGGACGTGATCCGCGCGATCGCGGCGCAGGTGCCGGACGCGGTGGTGGGGGTCGGCACGGTGCGCACGCCCGAGCAGATGGAAGCCGCCGCCCTGGCCGGCGCCCGCTTCGCCGTGTCGCCGGGCGCCACCCGCGCGCTGGTGCAGGCGGCGCAGGCCTCGCCGGTGCCGTGGCTGCCGGGCATCGCCACCCCCTCGGAGGGCATGCAGCTGGCCGAGGAGGGCTTCTCGGTCCTCAAGCTGTTCCCGGCCGAGGCGGTCGGCGGCGCCAAGCTGATCGCGTCGCTGGCCTCGCCGCTGCCCGACCTGCAGTTCTGCCCGACCGGCGGGATCGACCCGGCCAAGGCCGAGGACTATCTCAAGCTGAAGAACGTGGTCTGCGTCGGCGGCAGCTGGATCGCCCCGGCCGACGTGGTGGCCGCGGGCGACTGGAAGCGCATCGAGGAACTGGCCCACAAGGCCTCGCTGCTGGGCTGA
- a CDS encoding ABC transporter ATP-binding protein, whose product MADIVLRSVRKSFGGNEVVKGVDLTVPARTFLVILGPSGCGKSTLLRMIAGLEQISAGELHIAGERMNDKEPRERHCAMVFQNYALYPHMSVARNIGYPLEVAGVPRQERDKRIRATAASVGLSDYLERKPGQLSGGQRQRVAMARAMIREPRVFLFDEPLSNLDATLRVQMRLELRRLHQRLGVTSVLVTHDQTEAMTMADMLVVMKNGQIEQVGTPLEVYGRPASRFVASFIGTPPMNLVDARIDQDGRVVLAGGPLPFLAEGADAGPVQLGIRPEHVELAQSPEEADMEVPLEIVEELGATRVLHARLHEQNFAISTTPGLPYPDGARILARLPEDALHLFRASDGRRMAATLKRLHPAAATPAAVAATARVG is encoded by the coding sequence ATGGCCGACATCGTGCTCCGCTCGGTCCGCAAGTCCTTTGGCGGCAACGAGGTGGTGAAGGGGGTCGACCTGACCGTGCCGGCCCGCACCTTCCTGGTGATCCTGGGGCCGTCGGGCTGCGGCAAGTCCACCCTGTTGCGGATGATCGCCGGGCTGGAGCAGATCAGCGCCGGCGAGCTGCACATCGCCGGGGAGCGGATGAACGACAAGGAGCCGCGCGAGCGCCACTGCGCCATGGTGTTCCAGAACTACGCGCTCTACCCGCACATGAGCGTGGCGCGCAACATCGGCTATCCCCTGGAGGTCGCGGGCGTGCCGCGCCAGGAGCGCGATAAGCGAATCCGCGCCACCGCGGCCTCGGTGGGCTTGTCGGACTATCTGGAGCGCAAGCCCGGCCAGCTTTCCGGCGGGCAGCGCCAGCGCGTCGCCATGGCAAGGGCGATGATCCGCGAGCCGCGCGTGTTCCTGTTCGACGAGCCGCTCTCCAACCTGGATGCGACCTTGCGCGTGCAGATGCGGCTGGAGCTGCGCCGGCTGCACCAGCGCCTGGGCGTCACCTCGGTGCTGGTCACCCACGACCAGACCGAGGCGATGACCATGGCCGACATGCTGGTGGTGATGAAGAACGGGCAGATCGAGCAGGTCGGCACGCCGCTGGAGGTGTACGGCCGCCCGGCCTCGCGCTTCGTGGCGAGCTTCATCGGCACGCCGCCCATGAACCTGGTCGACGCCCGGATCGACCAGGACGGCCGGGTGGTGCTGGCGGGCGGGCCGCTGCCGTTCCTGGCGGAGGGAGCCGATGCCGGCCCGGTGCAGCTCGGCATCCGGCCCGAGCATGTCGAGCTGGCGCAGTCTCCGGAGGAGGCGGACATGGAGGTCCCGCTGGAGATCGTCGAGGAACTGGGTGCGACCCGGGTGCTGCATGCAAGGCTGCACGAGCAGAACTTCGCGATCTCCACGACCCCGGGCCTGCCCTATCCAGACGGCGCCCGGATACTGGCCAGACTTCCCGAGGACGCACTTCACCTTTTCCGGGCCTCGGATGGCAGGCGCATGGCCGCCACGTTGAAGCGTCTCCACCCGGCGGCAGCGACGCCGGCCGCGGTTGCCGCCACGGCCCGGGTGGGCTAG
- a CDS encoding glycerophosphoryl diester phosphodiesterase membrane domain-containing protein, whose translation MAATAPGRPQGRLHPGQIIRDGIQVILKEPGLLFGLAVIAIFAATALDLLVQALLPPGDLSHVLGVIIQASGSAVGMVAVTRAVLAHADGGQIGFGEAFHALGPSAFRVFGTSFLISIGVLIGMVLFVVPGLWLATLWIVAVPAAIVEELSPLSAARRSSQLTRGNRWPALVLVILSVVVGVGLGLAIALLIGLPVGMFVGADAIETESGGYTRFGQVLESVGVVVQTVLSSTFAALTWRRLREIWAEAHGGGRDPWAAGPSHAGEGRPG comes from the coding sequence ATGGCGGCAACGGCACCAGGGCGGCCTCAGGGCAGGCTTCATCCGGGCCAGATCATCAGGGACGGGATCCAGGTCATCCTGAAGGAGCCGGGCCTGCTGTTCGGCCTGGCGGTGATCGCGATCTTCGCCGCGACCGCGCTCGACCTGCTGGTCCAGGCCCTCCTGCCGCCGGGCGACCTCAGCCATGTACTGGGGGTGATCATCCAGGCATCCGGCTCGGCGGTGGGCATGGTGGCGGTGACCCGCGCGGTGCTGGCCCATGCCGATGGCGGCCAGATCGGCTTTGGCGAGGCGTTCCACGCGCTGGGTCCCTCGGCGTTCCGGGTGTTCGGCACCAGCTTTTTGATCTCGATCGGGGTGCTGATCGGGATGGTGCTGTTCGTGGTGCCGGGCCTGTGGCTGGCCACGCTCTGGATCGTCGCCGTGCCGGCCGCGATCGTGGAGGAGCTGAGCCCGCTCTCGGCGGCCAGGCGCAGCAGCCAGCTCACCCGCGGCAACCGCTGGCCTGCCCTGGTGCTGGTGATCCTGTCGGTGGTGGTGGGCGTGGGGCTGGGCCTGGCGATCGCGCTCCTGATCGGCCTGCCGGTCGGGATGTTCGTCGGCGCGGACGCGATCGAGACCGAAAGCGGCGGCTACACCCGCTTCGGCCAGGTCCTGGAATCGGTGGGCGTGGTGGTCCAGACGGTGCTGAGCTCGACCTTCGCCGCGTTGACCTGGCGGCGCCTGCGCGAGATCTGGGCCGAGGCCCATGGCGGCGGCCGCGACCCGTGGGCCGCCGGGCCGAGCCATGCGGGCGAGGGCCGCCCGGGCTGA